The following nucleotide sequence is from Cloacibacillus sp..
AGAGCGCGTCGATCTCGGCGTCGCCGTCCTCCTCCAGCTTTTCTTCAGAAAGGTAGCCAAGTATTTCATCGGTTCTCTCGAAGAAGGCCTTCGCCTCGGTCAGCGCCTCTTTGTCTATCTCCTGATGTTCGGTCAGGTGGACGTTGATCGCGCGCACCATCTCAAAGATACAGCCGACGGCCCCCGCGGTGTTGAAATCGTCGTCCATCGCGGCGGTGAAACCCTCTTCCGCGGCCTTTACCGCCGCGCGCAGAGTCTCGTCGGCCTCGCCGGCAGCCCTGTTGTCGAGCGCGAAGAGCATGTCCGCGTAGCAGTTATGGAGCCTCTCGAGCGCCGCCTTTGCCTGTTCGAGCCCCTCCTGTGAGAAGTTGAGCGGCGAACGGTAATGGACGCTCATAAGGAAGAAACGCAGCACCAACGGGTTGACCTTCTGGCGCACGTCGCGAACGGTGAGGAAGTTGCCAAGCGACTTTGACATCTTCTCCTTGTCGATGAGCAGATAGGCGTTGTGGAGCCAATACCTGACAAACTGGGCCTCGTTGGCGCACTCGGACTGCGCAATCTCGTTTTCATGGTGGGGGAAGATGAGGTCGCTGCCGCCGCCGTGGATGTCTATCGTCTTGCCGAGATACTTAGTCGACATCGCGCTGCATTCGATATGCCAGCCGGGGCGGCCTGGGCCCCAGGGACTCTCCCATGCCGGTTCTCCTGGCTTCGCAGCCTTCCAGAGCGCGAAGTCGAGCGGCTGCTGTTTGCGTTCGTCGACGTCGATGCGCGCCCCGGAGAGCAGCTCGTCGATGCTCTGCTTGGAGAGTTTGCCGTACTCATTGAAGCTCGCAACGTTGAAGTAGACGTCGCCATCGACCTCATAAGCATGCCCCTTTTCGATGAGCGTCTCGATGATCTCTATGATCGCCGCGATCTCGTGCGTGGCGCGCGGGTTGACCGTCGCGCGGCGGATGCCGAGGGCGTCGGCGTCC
It contains:
- the cysS gene encoding cysteine--tRNA ligase encodes the protein MALAVYNDLTRTKEKFVPLEEGRVRFYVCGPTVYNFFHIGNARPFVMFDVFRRYLESLGYEVKYVQNFTDIDDKMIKRANEDGITVAELAERFIAEYYKDADALGIRRATVNPRATHEIAAIIEIIETLIEKGHAYEVDGDVYFNVASFNEYGKLSKQSIDELLSGARIDVDERKQQPLDFALWKAAKPGEPAWESPWGPGRPGWHIECSAMSTKYLGKTIDIHGGGSDLIFPHHENEIAQSECANEAQFVRYWLHNAYLLIDKEKMSKSLGNFLTVRDVRQKVNPLVLRFFLMSVHYRSPLNFSQEGLEQAKAALERLHNCYADMLFALDNRAAGEADETLRAAVKAAEEGFTAAMDDDFNTAGAVGCIFEMVRAINVHLTEHQEIDKEALTEAKAFFERTDEILGYLSEEKLEEDGDAEIDALLAERTEARKAKNFKRSDEIRDLLAAKGIVIEDTPQGPRWKKTL